A part of Pseudoalteromonas arctica A 37-1-2 genomic DNA contains:
- the ribB gene encoding 3,4-dihydroxy-2-butanone-4-phosphate synthase has translation MIQSLLTQFGESHIRVQSAIAALQQGQGVLVVDDENRENEGDFVFSAEHLTTSQMAEMIREGSGIVCLCMGEERIKQLDLPQMVTHNTSQNNTAYTVTIEAKHGVTTGVSAADRVTTIKAATDDNAKPSDLSRPGHVFGLKAQTGGVLVRRGHTEASVDLMQLAGLKPFGVICELTNPDGSMARLPEVSDYANKHNMTVVSIEDLVQYIQAAQLQVS, from the coding sequence ATGATTCAGTCTTTACTTACTCAATTCGGCGAAAGCCATATCCGCGTACAAAGCGCAATTGCTGCACTACAGCAAGGGCAAGGCGTACTTGTTGTTGATGACGAAAACCGTGAAAATGAAGGCGACTTTGTATTTTCAGCTGAGCATTTAACGACTTCTCAAATGGCCGAAATGATCCGCGAAGGCAGCGGTATTGTTTGCTTGTGTATGGGGGAGGAGCGCATTAAACAGCTCGACTTACCGCAAATGGTAACCCACAACACAAGTCAAAATAACACCGCTTATACAGTCACTATTGAAGCTAAGCATGGCGTTACAACAGGCGTGTCTGCTGCTGATAGAGTAACTACTATAAAAGCAGCGACAGACGATAACGCTAAGCCAAGTGATTTATCGCGCCCAGGGCATGTATTTGGTTTAAAAGCACAAACGGGTGGAGTATTAGTTCGTCGTGGTCATACCGAAGCATCCGTTGATTTAATGCAGCTTGCCGGCTTAAAACCATTTGGCGTAATTTGCGAACTAACAAATCCAGATGGTTCAATGGCGCGCTTACCTGAGGTGAGTGATTATGCTAATAAACATAATATGACTGTGGTTTCTATTGAGGATTTAGTGCAATACATTCAGGCTGCGCAGCTTCAAGTAAGTTAA
- a CDS encoding S66 family peptidase, with product MPNILYPAPLKVGSKIAICSLSSGLKEKYHARLDIVINGLKHRGYDVVEGEFLRQSKPLGQLNAKAHAQQLMGFLLDDEIDAIMPPFGGELAMEILPLLDFNAIKEAKPKWLVGFSDVSTIACALTAKCQWATLHSANLMQLHPDEKSPYCLQIFETLSYEAGSKFEQAPSSHYQKNRPDYVQNPNALFEHTEVTQWQCLNYFDSRTIEMSGRLFGGCLDTVGLLLDSPFLALHEFKKHSAPEGLILYLENSELTPTTVARFLLSLKLAGIFDDINGIIIGRSVITQGQDASFDYRHALDVALGGCLFPVIIDADIGHAPPNLNFVNGATCTITADINEGKVVKASLNTELC from the coding sequence ATGCCTAATATACTTTACCCAGCGCCTTTAAAAGTAGGATCAAAAATAGCAATTTGTTCACTTTCATCAGGCCTTAAAGAAAAGTACCATGCACGGTTAGACATTGTTATTAATGGATTAAAACATCGAGGGTATGATGTTGTTGAAGGAGAGTTTTTACGTCAAAGCAAACCGCTTGGACAGCTTAACGCCAAAGCGCACGCTCAGCAGTTAATGGGTTTTTTATTAGATGATGAGATAGATGCAATTATGCCTCCATTTGGTGGCGAGCTTGCAATGGAAATACTGCCCCTACTTGATTTTAACGCAATTAAAGAAGCAAAGCCTAAATGGTTAGTTGGGTTCTCTGATGTAAGCACCATTGCATGCGCACTCACGGCAAAATGCCAATGGGCAACACTACACAGCGCTAATCTTATGCAGTTACATCCTGACGAAAAAAGTCCTTATTGCCTGCAAATATTTGAAACACTAAGTTATGAAGCAGGTAGCAAATTTGAGCAAGCACCGTCATCTCATTATCAAAAAAATAGACCTGATTACGTACAAAACCCAAATGCATTGTTTGAACACACAGAAGTTACTCAGTGGCAGTGTTTAAATTACTTTGATTCACGCACTATTGAAATGTCGGGTCGCTTATTTGGTGGCTGTTTAGATACAGTTGGCTTATTGCTCGACTCTCCATTTTTGGCTCTGCATGAATTTAAAAAACACAGTGCACCCGAAGGGCTTATTTTATACCTAGAAAACTCAGAGCTGACGCCAACAACCGTTGCACGGTTTTTACTTTCATTAAAATTAGCAGGTATATTTGACGATATAAACGGTATTATTATTGGTCGCAGCGTGATCACTCAAGGTCAAGATGCTTCTTTTGATTACCGTCACGCGCTTGATGTTGCACTAGGTGGGTGTTTATTTCCTGTGATTATTGATGCCGATATTGGTCATGCTCCACCTAACTTAAATTTTGTAAACGGCGCTACTTGTACAATCACCGCTGACATAAATGAAGGTAAAGTAGTCAAAGCCTCATTAAATACCGAGCTTTGTTAG
- a CDS encoding Na+/H+ antiporter NhaC family protein, with the protein MQPSFNKNKAILSLLPLLTFVALFLGSGLYLQSQGVDYAFYQLPAPVAILPAIMLAFILNKGTVNECVETFIKGAGHNNIITMCLIYLLAGAFSAVASATGGVDAVVNAGLSLIPPSLLLPGLFLIAAVVSTAMGTSMGTIGAIGPIAYAVSIKTGIDPALMAGTIVSGAMFGDNLSIISDTTIAATRTQGCEMKDKFKENLKIAVPAAILTIGLLFYLTPAAQVVETKDYDIWLVLPYAFILVLAVAGLNVFVVLFSGIIFAALMGFTGSYEGASFVKDIYKGFTDMQEIFLLSMFIGGLSEFIRINGGLDYIAQKIQAITKIIAKWHRKVADQLGIAALVMTSNMCIANNTVSIIVAGPIAKKLADDGEISGKRSASLLDIFACVTQGSLPYGAQALLLGATFKISPWEVSTSSYYCFILAFTAITIICLRRNKA; encoded by the coding sequence ATGCAGCCATCATTTAACAAAAACAAAGCAATACTTTCTTTACTACCCCTTTTAACCTTTGTAGCACTATTTTTAGGCTCAGGTTTATATTTACAATCGCAAGGGGTTGACTACGCTTTTTATCAACTTCCTGCTCCAGTGGCTATATTACCCGCCATTATGCTTGCGTTTATTTTAAATAAAGGCACAGTAAACGAATGTGTAGAGACCTTTATTAAAGGTGCCGGCCACAACAATATTATTACCATGTGTTTAATCTACTTACTTGCGGGTGCGTTTTCTGCTGTTGCCAGTGCAACCGGTGGTGTAGATGCGGTAGTAAATGCAGGCTTATCTCTTATTCCACCTTCGTTATTGCTCCCTGGCTTATTTTTAATTGCAGCCGTTGTATCAACAGCAATGGGTACGTCTATGGGAACAATCGGTGCCATTGGGCCTATTGCTTATGCGGTATCAATTAAAACAGGTATAGATCCAGCATTAATGGCAGGTACGATTGTATCTGGTGCTATGTTTGGCGATAACCTATCAATTATTTCCGACACCACTATTGCAGCCACGCGAACGCAGGGCTGTGAAATGAAAGACAAGTTTAAAGAGAATCTTAAAATTGCAGTCCCTGCTGCAATACTAACTATTGGCTTGTTGTTTTATTTAACACCTGCAGCACAAGTAGTTGAAACCAAAGATTACGATATTTGGTTAGTACTTCCTTATGCCTTTATTTTAGTGCTAGCAGTTGCTGGCTTGAACGTATTTGTCGTGTTATTTAGCGGTATTATTTTTGCTGCATTAATGGGCTTTACAGGAAGTTATGAAGGCGCAAGCTTTGTAAAAGATATTTACAAGGGCTTTACCGATATGCAGGAAATATTTTTACTATCAATGTTTATTGGTGGCTTATCTGAATTTATTCGCATTAATGGTGGCCTTGATTACATTGCTCAAAAAATTCAAGCCATAACTAAAATCATCGCAAAATGGCACCGTAAAGTGGCTGACCAATTAGGTATTGCTGCATTAGTTATGACTAGCAACATGTGTATTGCCAATAATACCGTATCAATTATTGTTGCTGGCCCTATTGCTAAAAAGCTGGCAGATGATGGTGAAATAAGCGGTAAACGCTCTGCAAGTTTGCTTGATATATTTGCTTGTGTAACGCAAGGCTCACTTCCTTATGGCGCACAAGCGCTACTGTTAGGCGCTACGTTTAAAATTAGCCCGTGGGAAGTATCAACGTCTTCTTATTACTGTTTTATTTTAGCATTTACGGCGATTACTATTATTTGTTTACGTCGTAATAAAGCGTAA
- a CDS encoding nitroreductase family protein, whose translation MTHPIINDLEKRYTAKRYDATKRVSQDDLAVIYEAMRLSPSSINSQPWKFIVIESDEAKERMHSTFANKFAFNQPHIKTASHIILFAHNPKYTRDDYAQVIDADIKNGRTKAENREQAFGAYAFVDMNTDEQGNNEEWTKAQTYIALGNTMHAAARLGVDSTPMEGVDAELIGEVFEKELDGYVCDVALVLGYHDSAEDYNAKLPKSRLAKEQVIQVL comes from the coding sequence ATGACTCACCCTATTATTAATGACTTAGAAAAGCGCTACACAGCAAAACGTTATGATGCAACGAAACGTGTATCTCAAGACGATTTAGCCGTTATTTACGAAGCTATGCGCCTGTCTCCTTCATCTATTAACTCGCAGCCTTGGAAATTCATCGTAATTGAATCAGATGAGGCTAAAGAGCGTATGCATAGTACATTTGCTAATAAATTTGCGTTTAACCAGCCACACATTAAAACAGCTTCGCATATAATATTATTTGCTCACAACCCTAAATATACCCGCGATGATTACGCACAAGTAATTGATGCAGATATTAAAAATGGTCGTACTAAAGCAGAAAATCGCGAACAAGCTTTTGGTGCTTACGCGTTTGTTGATATGAATACTGATGAGCAAGGCAATAATGAAGAGTGGACTAAAGCACAAACTTATATTGCACTGGGTAACACTATGCATGCAGCTGCACGCTTAGGTGTTGACTCTACTCCAATGGAAGGCGTAGATGCCGAGCTGATTGGCGAAGTTTTTGAAAAAGAACTCGATGGTTACGTATGCGACGTAGCATTAGTACTTGGCTATCACGATAGCGCAGAAGACTATAATGCTAAATTACCTAAATCTCGCTTGGCAAAAGAGCAAGTTATTCAGGTTTTATAA
- the carA gene encoding glutamine-hydrolyzing carbamoyl-phosphate synthase small subunit, giving the protein MTKSALLVLEDGTVFRGTAIGADGMSVGEVVFNTSMTGYQEILTDPSYAEQIVTLTYPHIGNTGTNSEDEEANQIWAKGLVIRDLPLLASNFRNEQSLDDYLKERNILGIADIDTRKLTRILRDKGAQNGCIIAGDELDENKALQAAQAFPGLKGMDLAKVVSTKENFEWRESSWTLGEGFKTLDAADEKFHVVAYDFGVKRNILRMLVDRGCKLTVVPAQTSAADVLALNPDGIFLSNGPGDPEPCTYAIDAIKTFLETDTPIFGICLGHQLLALASGAKTEKMKFGHHGANHPVKDLDRDVVMITAQNHGFAAQESSLPSTLRATHKSLFDGTLQGIHRTDKPAFSFQGHPEASPGPHDAAPLFDHFIDLMQARKH; this is encoded by the coding sequence TTGACTAAATCCGCTCTGTTAGTCCTAGAAGACGGCACAGTGTTTCGCGGTACTGCAATCGGCGCTGACGGCATGTCAGTCGGTGAAGTAGTATTCAATACGTCTATGACTGGTTATCAAGAAATTTTGACTGATCCATCATACGCGGAACAAATCGTAACTTTGACGTACCCACATATCGGTAATACGGGTACCAACAGCGAAGACGAAGAAGCGAATCAAATTTGGGCCAAAGGCCTAGTGATCCGTGATTTGCCACTGCTAGCGAGTAATTTCCGTAACGAGCAATCGTTAGATGATTACTTAAAAGAACGTAATATTTTAGGTATTGCGGACATCGACACCAGAAAGTTAACTCGAATTTTGCGTGATAAAGGCGCACAAAACGGGTGTATTATTGCTGGCGACGAGCTAGACGAAAATAAAGCGCTACAAGCCGCGCAAGCCTTCCCAGGTTTAAAAGGTATGGATTTAGCAAAAGTTGTCTCAACCAAGGAAAATTTTGAGTGGCGCGAATCAAGCTGGACATTAGGCGAAGGATTTAAAACTCTTGATGCTGCTGATGAAAAGTTTCATGTTGTTGCCTACGACTTCGGTGTAAAGCGTAATATTTTACGTATGCTTGTAGACCGTGGCTGTAAACTTACAGTAGTACCAGCGCAAACCTCTGCCGCTGACGTACTGGCTTTAAACCCTGATGGTATCTTCCTATCTAATGGCCCTGGCGATCCTGAGCCATGTACTTACGCTATTGATGCAATTAAAACCTTTTTAGAAACCGACACACCAATTTTTGGTATCTGTTTAGGTCATCAGTTATTAGCCCTTGCCTCAGGTGCTAAAACAGAAAAAATGAAATTTGGCCACCACGGCGCTAACCACCCAGTTAAAGACCTAGACCGCGATGTAGTTATGATCACAGCTCAAAACCATGGTTTTGCAGCTCAAGAGTCAAGCCTGCCAAGTACGCTTCGTGCCACGCACAAATCGTTATTTGACGGAACGCTTCAAGGTATTCATCGTACAGATAAACCTGCGTTTAGCTTCCAGGGTCACCCTGAAGCAAGCCCTGGTCCGCACGATGCAGCCCCATTATTTGACCACTTCATCGATTTGATGCAAGCGCGTAAACACTAA
- the dapB gene encoding 4-hydroxy-tetrahydrodipicolinate reductase codes for MTTNRIGVFGANGRMGLALLEAATIKEQTQLTGAYVRSSSALLGINVNQVNSAADNSVSFSEETTIDNVDVLIDFTLPAGMKNHLKTAVAQKIPMVIGTTGLTSDDMALLHDAAKHIPIVFARNYSVGVNVLLNLVQTAATKFGDDLDIEIFEAHHRHKIDAPSGTALAIGESIAQAKGWDHDEVAVYDRSQVETAKSQNEIGYSVLRGGDIVGEHTAYFATMGERLELTHKASSRMTFALGAVRAASWLKNKPVGLYDMQDVLDLK; via the coding sequence ATGACTACAAATCGAATAGGCGTTTTTGGTGCTAATGGCAGAATGGGCTTAGCTCTATTAGAAGCCGCGACAATTAAAGAACAAACACAACTTACAGGTGCATACGTTCGTAGCAGTTCAGCGTTATTAGGTATTAATGTAAATCAAGTAAATAGCGCAGCCGATAATAGTGTTAGCTTTAGCGAAGAAACCACAATAGATAATGTAGATGTTTTAATCGACTTTACGCTTCCCGCTGGTATGAAAAACCATTTAAAAACCGCTGTAGCACAAAAAATTCCTATGGTTATTGGTACAACGGGCTTAACAAGCGACGATATGGCACTTTTACACGATGCCGCTAAGCATATTCCTATTGTATTTGCGCGAAACTACAGTGTAGGAGTCAATGTACTACTGAACCTTGTGCAAACCGCAGCGACCAAATTTGGTGACGATTTAGATATTGAAATATTTGAAGCGCATCATCGTCATAAAATCGATGCGCCATCGGGCACAGCATTAGCCATTGGCGAATCAATTGCACAGGCTAAAGGCTGGGACCACGACGAGGTTGCTGTATACGACCGCAGCCAAGTGGAGACAGCTAAATCGCAAAATGAAATTGGTTATTCGGTACTAAGAGGGGGCGATATAGTAGGTGAACACACCGCATACTTCGCTACAATGGGCGAAAGGCTCGAATTAACCCATAAAGCAAGTTCAAGAATGACATTCGCTCTAGGTGCTGTAAGGGCTGCAAGCTGGTTGAAAAACAAACCTGTAGGACTTTATGATATGCAAGATGTACTAGATCTGAAGTAG
- a CDS encoding zinc-binding alcohol dehydrogenase family protein: protein MKAIGYTQSLPVSNPESLIDVELPQPIATGRDLLIKVKAIAVNPADYKVRLYMPPTNGEVKVIGWDAVGEVVATGEAVTGFKPGDAVYYAGDITRPGSNAEFQLVDERIVGFKPQSLNDAEAAALPLTAITAYELLFEHLNIVKQVADAKTKSDEVILVTGAAGGVGSIFIQLAKAITGATVIATASRESSQAWVKKLGADYVIDHTKPLPAQIDALNIGSVTHVASLHSTDTYFEAYTEVLAPFGKIAMIDDPESLDVSKLKMKSLSLHWEFMFARSMFNAKDLIEQSKLLNHVADLIDQGYIQTTIGKNLGTINAANLRIAHTELEEGRSIGKIVLEGF from the coding sequence ATGAAAGCCATTGGTTATACACAATCACTTCCTGTTTCAAACCCTGAGTCGCTAATTGATGTTGAGCTACCACAGCCAATTGCAACAGGTCGCGATTTACTTATAAAAGTTAAGGCTATTGCTGTTAACCCTGCCGATTATAAAGTGCGCCTATATATGCCACCAACAAACGGTGAAGTAAAAGTAATTGGTTGGGATGCAGTTGGCGAAGTGGTTGCAACAGGTGAAGCTGTTACAGGCTTTAAACCAGGTGATGCGGTTTATTACGCAGGTGATATTACTCGCCCAGGTAGTAATGCAGAATTTCAATTAGTGGATGAGCGCATTGTAGGGTTTAAACCGCAGAGCTTAAACGATGCTGAAGCTGCTGCATTACCACTTACTGCAATAACAGCGTACGAATTATTATTTGAGCATTTAAACATTGTAAAACAAGTAGCTGATGCAAAAACAAAATCAGACGAAGTTATTTTAGTAACAGGTGCCGCAGGCGGCGTTGGCTCTATTTTTATTCAGCTTGCTAAAGCGATTACTGGCGCAACGGTGATTGCCACGGCATCGCGTGAAAGCTCGCAAGCATGGGTTAAAAAACTAGGCGCAGATTATGTCATTGACCATACAAAACCATTACCTGCTCAAATTGACGCATTAAACATTGGCTCGGTAACACATGTGGCAAGCCTGCATAGTACTGATACTTACTTTGAAGCGTATACAGAGGTACTTGCACCATTTGGTAAAATTGCAATGATTGACGATCCTGAGTCATTAGATGTAAGCAAATTAAAAATGAAGAGCTTATCTCTACATTGGGAATTTATGTTTGCCCGCTCAATGTTTAATGCCAAAGATTTAATTGAGCAAAGTAAGTTATTAAATCATGTTGCCGATTTGATTGACCAAGGCTACATTCAAACCACGATTGGTAAAAACTTAGGCACTATAAATGCGGCTAACCTGCGTATTGCACACACAGAACTTGAAGAAGGTCGCTCTATTGGCAAAATAGTGTTGGAAGGTTTTTAA
- the greA gene encoding transcription elongation factor GreA, with protein MQSIPMTVRGADLLRKELNELKTVTRPKIVSDIAVAREHGDLKENAEYHAAREQQGFCEGRIQEIEAKLSNVQIIDVTKMPNTGRVIFGTTVTIVNIETDAEVKYRIVGDDEANIKNNLISVNSPIARGLIGKQMDDAVSIQTPKGIVEFEIIEVEYL; from the coding sequence ATGCAATCAATTCCGATGACAGTTCGTGGCGCAGATTTACTGCGTAAAGAGCTTAACGAATTAAAAACAGTTACCCGTCCTAAAATCGTAAGTGATATTGCGGTTGCACGTGAACATGGTGACTTAAAAGAAAACGCTGAATACCACGCTGCGCGTGAGCAACAGGGTTTTTGTGAAGGGCGTATTCAAGAAATTGAAGCTAAACTTTCAAATGTTCAAATTATCGACGTAACTAAAATGCCAAATACCGGTAGAGTTATTTTTGGCACTACGGTAACTATTGTAAATATAGAAACCGATGCTGAAGTAAAATACCGTATTGTGGGCGATGACGAAGCAAATATTAAAAACAACTTAATATCTGTTAACTCACCGATTGCACGTGGCTTAATTGGTAAACAAATGGACGACGCAGTGTCTATTCAAACGCCAAAAGGTATTGTTGAGTTCGAAATCATTGAAGTTGAGTATCTTTAA
- the carB gene encoding carbamoyl-phosphate synthase large subunit, with protein MPKRTDIKSILILGAGPIVIGQACEFDYSGAQACKALREEGYRVILVNSNPATIMTDPDMADATYIEPIHWEVVEKIIEKEKPDAVLPTMGGQTALNCALELDKHGVLAKHGVELIGATADAIDKAENRERFDVAMKNIGLECPRAEIAHSMDEAKDIITRIGLPCIIRPSFTMGGTGGGVAYNLEEFEEICERGLDLSPTNELLIDESLIGWKEYETEVVRDKNDNCIIVCTIENFDPMGVHTGDSITVAPAQTLTDKEYQIMRNASMAVLREIGVETGGSNVQFGINPEDGRMVIIEMNPRVSRSSALASKATGFPIAKIAAKLAVGYTLDELQNDITGGKTPASFEPSIDYVVTKIPRFNFEKFAGANDRLTTQMKSVGEVMAIGRNQQESLQKALRGLEVGATGFNPIVALDDPKAKEKIIRELREPGAERIWYIADAMRHGMSVDDVYELTKVNRWFLVQIEDILKDEAKIAKVGMAGLNADFLRKLKRKGFADPRIAEIAGVSEAEIRKKRHLLNIVPVYKRVDTCAAEFSSDTAYMYSTYDEECEANPTDRDKIMVIGGGPNRIGQGIEFDYCCVHASLALREDGYETIMVNCNPETVSTDYDTSDRLYFEPITLEDVLEIVRVEKPKGVIVQYGGQTPLKLARELEANGVPVIGTSPDAIDRAEDRERFQQLVERLNLLQPENATVTSTEEALLKSVEIGFPLVVRPSYVLGGRAMEIVYDEDDLRRYMTEAVQASNEAPVLLDRFLDNAIEVDVDAICDGEQVIIGGIMEHIEQAGVHSGDSACSLPAHSLSQEVQDVMRKQVTDMALELGVVGLMNTQFAVKEDKVYLIEVNPRAARTVPFVSKATGVALAKVAARCMAGQSLASQGITKEVIPPYYSVKEVVLPFAKFQGVDPIRGPEMRSTGEVMGVGDTFAEAFAKAQLGASNTLPRGGRALLSVRNSDKPRIVELAKIMTDLGFELDATGGTAQALEEAGIEVRRVNKVYEGRPHILDYIKNKEYSYIVNTTEGRQAIEDSKVLRRGALQNKTNYTTTLNAAFANCTANKADDRSKVTSVQELHLRLN; from the coding sequence ATGCCAAAACGTACCGACATAAAAAGCATTCTTATCTTAGGCGCAGGCCCAATTGTAATTGGTCAAGCTTGTGAATTTGACTACTCTGGTGCTCAAGCGTGTAAAGCACTTAGAGAAGAAGGCTACAGAGTTATATTAGTTAACTCAAACCCTGCAACTATCATGACCGACCCTGATATGGCTGATGCAACATACATCGAACCAATTCACTGGGAAGTGGTAGAAAAAATTATTGAAAAAGAAAAGCCAGATGCAGTACTGCCTACAATGGGTGGTCAAACGGCATTAAACTGTGCGCTTGAACTAGACAAGCACGGTGTATTGGCTAAACATGGTGTTGAACTAATTGGTGCAACGGCTGATGCAATCGACAAAGCAGAAAACCGTGAACGCTTTGACGTAGCAATGAAAAATATTGGTCTTGAATGTCCTCGTGCTGAGATTGCTCACTCTATGGATGAAGCCAAAGACATCATAACGCGCATTGGTTTACCATGTATTATCAGGCCTTCTTTTACTATGGGCGGCACCGGCGGCGGTGTGGCGTATAATTTAGAAGAGTTTGAAGAAATTTGTGAACGTGGCTTAGATTTATCGCCAACGAACGAATTACTAATTGATGAATCACTGATTGGTTGGAAAGAGTACGAAACAGAAGTTGTACGTGATAAAAACGACAACTGTATTATTGTTTGTACCATTGAAAACTTTGACCCTATGGGTGTTCACACTGGCGATTCAATCACCGTTGCACCAGCGCAAACGCTAACCGACAAAGAATACCAAATTATGCGTAACGCCTCTATGGCAGTATTACGTGAAATTGGTGTAGAAACTGGCGGTTCTAACGTGCAGTTTGGTATTAATCCTGAAGATGGCCGTATGGTTATCATTGAGATGAACCCACGTGTATCACGTTCATCTGCATTAGCATCAAAAGCAACGGGTTTCCCAATTGCTAAAATTGCAGCAAAACTAGCAGTAGGTTATACGCTTGACGAGCTTCAAAACGACATTACTGGTGGCAAAACTCCCGCGTCTTTTGAGCCTTCAATCGATTACGTTGTTACAAAAATTCCTCGCTTTAACTTTGAAAAATTTGCCGGTGCAAACGACCGTTTAACTACGCAAATGAAATCAGTTGGCGAAGTAATGGCAATTGGTCGTAACCAACAAGAGTCGTTGCAAAAAGCATTACGTGGTCTTGAAGTGGGTGCAACGGGATTTAACCCGATAGTTGCGCTTGATGATCCTAAAGCAAAAGAAAAAATCATTCGTGAACTACGCGAGCCAGGTGCTGAGCGTATTTGGTACATTGCCGATGCAATGCGCCATGGCATGAGTGTTGATGATGTTTACGAACTGACTAAAGTTAACCGCTGGTTCTTAGTACAAATAGAAGACATTTTAAAAGACGAAGCAAAAATAGCGAAAGTAGGCATGGCGGGTTTAAATGCTGACTTCCTACGTAAACTTAAACGTAAAGGCTTTGCAGATCCGCGTATAGCAGAAATTGCAGGTGTATCTGAAGCTGAAATTCGTAAAAAACGTCATTTATTAAACATCGTGCCAGTATACAAACGTGTTGATACGTGTGCAGCAGAATTTAGCTCAGACACTGCTTACATGTACTCAACTTACGATGAAGAGTGTGAAGCTAACCCAACCGATCGTGATAAAATCATGGTTATTGGTGGTGGTCCAAACCGTATCGGTCAAGGTATTGAGTTTGATTACTGTTGTGTACATGCCTCGCTTGCGCTTCGCGAAGACGGTTACGAAACTATTATGGTTAACTGTAACCCTGAAACGGTATCTACCGATTACGATACATCTGACAGGTTATACTTTGAACCAATTACGCTTGAAGACGTACTCGAAATCGTACGTGTTGAAAAGCCAAAAGGCGTTATCGTGCAGTACGGTGGTCAAACACCACTTAAGCTAGCGCGTGAGCTTGAAGCCAATGGCGTACCAGTGATTGGTACTTCACCTGATGCGATTGACCGTGCAGAAGACCGCGAACGCTTCCAACAACTTGTTGAGCGTTTAAACTTACTTCAGCCAGAAAATGCAACAGTAACTTCAACCGAAGAAGCCTTACTTAAGTCAGTTGAAATTGGCTTCCCGTTAGTAGTACGCCCGTCGTATGTACTAGGCGGTCGTGCGATGGAAATTGTATACGACGAAGATGATTTACGTCGCTACATGACCGAAGCTGTACAAGCATCAAACGAAGCACCTGTATTACTGGACCGTTTCTTAGATAACGCGATTGAAGTTGACGTTGACGCAATTTGTGACGGCGAGCAAGTAATTATCGGCGGTATTATGGAGCACATTGAGCAAGCGGGTGTTCACTCGGGTGACTCAGCCTGTTCATTACCAGCACATTCTTTATCACAAGAAGTGCAAGACGTAATGCGCAAGCAAGTAACCGACATGGCGCTTGAACTTGGTGTTGTTGGCTTGATGAATACACAGTTTGCAGTAAAAGAAGACAAAGTGTACTTAATCGAAGTTAACCCACGCGCTGCACGTACTGTACCGTTTGTATCTAAAGCAACCGGTGTGGCGCTTGCAAAAGTAGCTGCACGTTGTATGGCTGGTCAGTCTTTAGCAAGCCAAGGTATTACTAAAGAAGTGATCCCTCCTTACTACAGCGTTAAAGAAGTTGTTTTACCATTTGCTAAGTTTCAGGGTGTGGATCCAATCCGTGGTCCTGAGATGCGTTCAACAGGTGAAGTGATGGGTGTTGGTGATACTTTCGCCGAAGCATTCGCAAAAGCACAATTAGGTGCAAGCAACACTTTACCACGCGGTGGTCGCGCGCTATTATCTGTTCGTAATAGCGATAAGCCACGTATTGTTGAATTAGCCAAAATCATGACCGACTTAGGTTTTGAACTTGACGCAACTGGTGGCACGGCACAAGCTCTTGAAGAAGCTGGCATTGAAGTACGACGTGTAAACAAAGTATATGAAGGCCGCCCGCATATTCTTGATTATATCAAGAATAAAGAGTACAGCTATATCGTTAATACCACCGAAGGTCGCCAAGCGATCGAAGATTCGAAGGTGTTACGTCGTGGTGCATTGCAAAATAAAACCAACTATACGACAACCTTGAACGCGGCATTCGCTAACTGTACTGCTAATAAAGCAGATGACCGCAGCAAAGTGACGTCAGTTCAAGAGCTACATCTGCGATTGAACTAA